In Oryza glaberrima chromosome 8, OglaRS2, whole genome shotgun sequence, the following are encoded in one genomic region:
- the LOC127782105 gene encoding glycerophosphodiester phosphodiesterase GDPDL3-like — protein MTTSSWGGGGGGGGGAVRLWCCGLLLMLLSGGGGAAAQRPPAYKTLSGKAPLVIAKGGFSGVFPDSSQNAYVFALSSTSGDTTLWCDVQLTKDGVGICLRDLLMNNCTSIKQAYPAGEKAYIVNGQRSKGWFPIDYTISSLQSVILTQAIWSRTDKFDFAYLPILAVTNVTDFAKSSSVWLNIEHDIFYRQHGLNMTKYILSISKGGSVQYISSPELGFLQSISGRVNRKTKLVFRFLDATSSDPSSNQTYGYLLSNLTFIKTVASGIMVPKEYIWPVTTNNYIQPAKSIVRDAHSAGLEIYASDFANDRTIPYNYSYDPLEEYLHFVASDNFSVDGVLSEFPLTAAAAIGCFTNLNVSSKTDHGSPLIISHNGASGDYPDCTDLAYQKAVDDGADVIDCSIQMTSDGVPVCMSSINLFDTTNVQRTSFSNRASIFKDIQPTPGIFTFNLTWAEISSSDLRPKISSPESIYYLVRNPVYRNAGNFFRLSDFLTFAKDKDLSGIMIIIKNAVFMANSLGFDVVDSVTKALSDAGYNNQTTKAKEVMIQSEDSAVLVNLKQLETKYKLVYTLPSTIGDASASSLVDVKKFADAVIVERESIFPESQGFIMKETNLVKDLRSAGLAIYAQVFRNEFVSPPWDFFSDVTVEINSYVQLVNIDGIITDFPKTVRRYKMNSCTGLGVNMPSYMNPAEIGVLAQLLNGSQAQPPALAPMPVLNSSDVTEPPFPSAAPKNAPGGAANGSTPAPGASPSGSQAAAVMRAGILPMVTALFASLLI, from the exons ATGACGACGAGCAgctggggtggtggtggtggcggtggcggtggcgccgtgcGGCTGTGGTGCTGCGGCCTCCTCCTGATGCTCCTttcaggcggaggcggcgccgccgcgcagagGCCCCCGGCCTACAAGACCCTCTCCG GTAAGGCGCCCCTCGTCATAGCTAAAGGTGGCTTTTCAGGAGTGTTTCCTGATTCCAGCCAAAATGCCTACGTTTTTGCCTTGTCTTCTACCTCGGGTGACACCACTTTGTGGTGCGATGTGCAACTAACCAAGGATGGTGTCGGAATTTGCCTCCGGGATTTACTTATGAACAACTGCACCAGTATAAAGCAAGCTTACCCAGCGGGAGAGAAGGCATACATTGTCAACGGTCAACGGAGCAAAGGATGGTTTCCTATTGACTATACCATTTCTTCGCTGCAAAGTGTTATCT TAACACAGGCAATTTGGTCTCGCACCGACAAGTTTGATTTTGCATACCTTCCCATTCTTGCTGTTACCAATGTGACAGATTTTGCCAAATCATCTTCTGTTTGGCTGAATATTGAG CACGATATTTTCTACAGACAGCATGGTTTGAATATGACAAAATACATCCTTTCAATTTCGAAGGGTGGTTCTGTGCAGTATATCTCGTCACCTGAATTGGGTTTTCTCCAAAGTATATCAGGAAGAGTTAATCGCAAAACGAAGCTAGTGTTTCGTTTTCTTGATGCAACCAGTTCTGATCCTTCTTCAAACCAAACATATGGTTATCTGTTGAGTAATTTGACATTTATTAAGACTGTTGCCTCTGGTATAATGGTTCCCAAGGAGTACATTTGGCCAGTGACAACTAATAACTATATTCAGCCTGCCAAATCAATTGTCAGAGATGCCCACAGTGCAGGTTTAGAAATATATGCTTCTGACTTTGCAAATGATAGAACTATTCCGTATAATTACAGCTATGATCCGTTGGAAGAATATTTGCATTTTGTTGCTAGTGATAACTTCTCTGTTGATGGAGTATTATCTGAGTTCCCACTTACTGCAGCAGCGGCTATTG GTTGTTTCACTAATTTGAATGTAAGCAGTAAGACAGATCATG GGAGCCCATTAATTATCTCGCACAATGGTGCTAGTGGAGACTACCCAGACTGTACGGATTTGGCTTATCAGAAAGCGGTTGATGATGGTGCCGATGTCATTGATTGTTCCATTCAGATGACCAGTGATGGAGTTCCTGTATGCATGAGTTCAATTAATCTGTTTGACACCACGAATGTTCAGAGAACCTCTTTCAGCAATCGTGCTTCTATCTTTAAAGATATTCAGCCTACTCCAGGAATCTTCACATTCAATCTCACTTGGGCTGAAATTAGCAGTAGTGATTTGAGAC CCAAGATATCTTCCCCAGAGAGTATATATTATCTTGTAAGGAACCCAGTGTACCGAAATGCGGGGAATTTCTTCAGGTTATCTGACTTTCTAACATTTGCTAAGGATAAAGATTTGTCTGGCATCATGATCATCATAAAG AATGCTGTATTTATGGCAAATTCATTAGGATTTGATGTTGTTGATTCTGTAACCAAAGCCTTAAGTGATGCTGGCTATAATAATCAAACTACCAAAGCCAAGGAGGTTATGATCCAGTCAGAAGATAGTGCTGTTCTTGTCAACCTGAAGCAGCTGGAAACCAAATACAAGCTTGTTTACACTCTCCCATCAACTATCGGGGATGCTTCTGCTTCCTCACTGGTAGATGTGAAGAAATTTGCTGATGCTGTCATTGTTGAAAGGGAATCTATTTTCCCCGAGAGCCAGGGCTTTATCATGAAGGAAACAAATCTTGTGAAAGATCTCCGTTCTGCTGGGCTAGCTATCTATGCACAGGTGTTCCGGAATGAGTTTGTATCACCACCTTGGGATTTCTTTTCAGATGTAACAGTGGAAATCAATAGCTATGTCCAGTTAGTTAATATTGATGGCATCATAACTGATTTTCCGAAAACAGTCAGAAGATACAAAA TGAACTCCTGTACCGGTCTGGGAGTTAACATGCCTTCATACATGAATCCTGCGGAAATTGGCGTCCTAGCGCAGCTACTCAACGGCAGCCAAGCCCAGCCACCAGCTCTGGCACCAATGCCGGTACTGAACTCATCAGACGTCACTGAACCGCCGTTCCCTTCTGCCGCGCCGAAGAATGCACCTGGCGGCGCTGCCAATGGGAGCACCCCTGCACCCGGTGCGTCGCCGTCAGGCTCTCAGGCCGCTGCTGTCATGAGAGCCGGCATTCTACCGATGGTGACGGCGCTCTTCGCGTCTCTGCTCATCTGA
- the LOC127783236 gene encoding uncharacterized protein LOC127783236 produces MATVEVQAVAAAPSLAAEEAPAVVEAVQDQELVVAAVEEEEATAAAAAAAAAQVEETKPADDQAVAAPAETVAEAEAEAKEAEPAAAEEAEPEAETAPPPAIAEAEAGEAKEPEPEAEAEAAAAPVEEAAAAPVEVAEEAEAAPPAAPEVAAVEATE; encoded by the exons aTGGCCACCGTCGAG GTCCAAgcagtcgccgccgcgcctagtctggcggcggaggaggctcCGGCCGTGGTGGAGGCTGTCCAGGACCAGGAgctggtcgtcgccgccgttgaggaagaagaagccaccgccgccgccgctgcggctgcggctgcgcagGTCGAAGAGACAAAGCCGGCAGATGATCAGGCTGTGGCTGCTCCGGCGGAGACTGTGGCTGAGGCCGAGGCAGAGGCCAAAGAGGCAGAGCCTGcagccgccgaggaggccgagccggaggcggagacggcgccgccgccggcgatcgccgaGGCCGAGGCAGGTGAGGCGAAAGAACCGGAGccagaggcagaggcagaggcggcggccgctCCCGTCGAAGAAGCTGCTGCGGCGCCCgtcgaggtggcggaggaggctgaggcggcgccaccggccgcACCCGAGGTGGCTGCCGTCGAGGCCACCGAGTGA